One stretch of Paenibacillus sp. AN1007 DNA includes these proteins:
- a CDS encoding sensor histidine kinase, with translation MQRKNRHFNSLRNQIFVGFVMVMLVVLLLAGITAYDRVASLLKSNAEKHIHQTAVQASGRLDALIAQVNSLTAQVADDAYVQRLLNGEKHGEKATFNQRQALLQIAGSYQSFINGAQSMEIYTTEYSRIFPMDDRSLNHRLERSWIVRADEGKGRLVWAGSDPDDPSILLAIRRISLLDRSFEHGGYVVVRMQRSFFQLNDSDGTDGSQDSIMLLDGGGEVVTSNLDVHLDPQAVMNSESIVQNGKESYIVVKQRSELTGWTLAVLTPLRETTEGVSILRTALLVSGIIGVVLFLVMSFFLSTMITRPLIRLMRAMRGAQPGAMRPNLMVSSTMEINELNEVYNQMVYRQNELAQVVHEKEVMQSRAELKALQSQINPHFLFNTLEAFYWSLEDKGEEEMARMVIAMSRLFRYIISSPDQDEWVTMADELEHVERYLNIMQMRLGDRMQWEIRLSEELRGVRIPKLLIQPLVENAVLHGIESTLKPGKIEISVQSSMTAGLLHVQVQDDGPGMDQERLQAVLHALDGGPAAPGKGTGVGLINVQRRLQLYFGSQLGQAVKLEVESKAGGGTVICLEIPRGTGMEAVHDS, from the coding sequence TTGCAGCGTAAAAATAGACATTTTAACTCGCTCCGCAATCAGATTTTTGTCGGTTTTGTGATGGTTATGCTCGTTGTGCTGCTGCTCGCAGGCATTACAGCCTATGACCGTGTAGCCTCTCTGCTGAAAAGCAATGCCGAGAAGCATATCCATCAAACAGCTGTGCAGGCCAGCGGCAGACTGGACGCATTGATTGCTCAGGTGAATTCGTTGACGGCTCAGGTGGCGGATGATGCTTATGTGCAGCGTCTGTTGAACGGGGAGAAACACGGAGAGAAGGCAACCTTTAATCAGCGTCAGGCGCTGCTGCAGATCGCGGGCAGTTACCAGTCCTTTATTAATGGCGCTCAGAGCATGGAGATCTATACTACAGAATACAGCCGTATCTTCCCAATGGATGATCGGTCCTTGAATCACAGGCTGGAGCGAAGCTGGATTGTCAGAGCCGATGAGGGAAAGGGCCGACTGGTATGGGCAGGCTCTGATCCAGATGATCCGAGCATTCTTCTGGCAATTCGGCGGATCAGCCTGCTGGATCGTTCCTTCGAGCATGGAGGATACGTGGTTGTGCGTATGCAGCGAAGTTTTTTTCAACTGAATGATTCGGACGGGACAGACGGTTCACAGGATTCAATCATGCTTCTGGATGGCGGGGGTGAAGTGGTGACCTCCAATCTGGATGTCCATCTGGACCCGCAGGCCGTAATGAACAGTGAATCTATCGTTCAGAACGGGAAGGAGTCCTATATCGTGGTGAAGCAGCGTTCGGAGTTAACCGGATGGACACTGGCTGTGCTGACACCGCTGCGGGAAACGACTGAGGGAGTATCGATCCTGAGAACAGCTCTGCTTGTTTCGGGAATCATCGGTGTCGTTCTGTTTCTTGTGATGTCGTTTTTTCTATCGACAATGATCACTCGTCCCCTGATTCGGCTGATGCGGGCGATGCGAGGAGCGCAGCCAGGAGCGATGAGGCCCAATCTCATGGTCAGCTCTACTATGGAGATCAATGAACTGAACGAGGTGTATAACCAGATGGTCTACAGGCAGAATGAATTGGCACAGGTAGTGCATGAGAAAGAGGTTATGCAGTCCCGGGCTGAACTAAAGGCGCTGCAATCCCAGATTAACCCTCATTTCCTGTTCAATACATTAGAAGCCTTCTACTGGTCGCTGGAGGATAAAGGAGAGGAGGAGATGGCCCGAATGGTGATCGCCATGTCGCGGTTATTTCGCTATATCATTTCCAGCCCGGATCAGGATGAATGGGTTACGATGGCGGATGAACTGGAGCATGTAGAGCGCTATTTGAACATTATGCAGATGCGTCTGGGTGACCGAATGCAGTGGGAGATCAGACTGAGCGAGGAACTGCGCGGAGTAAGGATTCCTAAGCTGCTGATCCAGCCTCTGGTGGAAAATGCAGTGCTGCATGGCATCGAAAGCACCTTGAAACCGGGGAAGATAGAGATTAGTGTGCAGTCGTCGATGACAGCAGGTCTGCTGCATGTGCAGGTGCAGGATGATGGACCTGGTATGGATCAAGAGCGTCTACAGGCTGTTCTGCATGCATTGGATGGTGGTCCGGCTGCTCCCGGCAAAGGAACAGGTGTAGGGCTGATCAACGTGCAGCGCCGCCTTCAGCTGTACTTTGGCAGTCAGCTTGGCCAAGCTGTCAAACTGGAGGTTGAGAGCAAAGCAGGAGGAGGAACCGTCATTTGTTTGGAAATTCCGAGGGGAACGGGAATGGAGGCTGTACATGATTCATGA
- a CDS encoding PadR family transcriptional regulator, with protein sequence MISSDVIRGYNDTLILYMLLEGESYGYEISKNIRQLTDEKYVMKETTLYSAFTRLEKNGYIESFYQNESLGKRRTYYRITPAGLGYYREKCEEWKVTQEVVNLFIREL encoded by the coding sequence GTGATCAGCAGTGATGTAATACGCGGTTATAATGATACGCTGATCCTCTACATGCTGCTTGAAGGGGAATCGTATGGATACGAGATTTCCAAGAACATTCGGCAGTTGACAGACGAAAAGTATGTCATGAAGGAAACTACACTTTATTCGGCATTCACCCGTTTGGAGAAAAACGGTTATATCGAATCCTTTTATCAGAATGAAAGTCTTGGCAAGCGCCGCACCTATTACCGGATCACGCCAGCTGGCCTGGGCTATTACAGGGAAAAGTGTGAGGAATGGAAGGTTACGCAAGAGGTTGTTAATCTTTTTATCAGGGAGCTGTGA
- a CDS encoding glutathionylspermidine synthase family protein — translation MREVYRMPYSHEEIFSGEAGEKIPYHRMYGKQYCVPALTVYTTEEVQELRAAAEAVDAIYSKVMRFIQRYMPDSFLMHPLGIHPGLIPAARMEAVTGGITRQDWIIGEAGLKCIENNTDTPTGIPESAALERILIGCTADPMWTAPSADMDARLRECFRSWLSFYAEQGLEGPVTFTSYGEHVEDRTNTAYLMERCCEAGYEVLYAPLEELEIVPGEALYHQGREIRLLYRLYPLEYLIGDRDETTDVDIGAALIELVREGRLGLMNPVQHVLMQSKGFMAAIWSLYERNEQTPEYCGFTLFDEAEMDVISRYLLPTYFTAEPFEQSDVPYAAKSYWGREGRGTLLLDGNEIEETVGVNMETNKDAEEDEETAAYYENQPKVYQQLVPMEQAVIETEDGEYSGYLLTGVFVIGGRFAGMLPRVGEKVTGDMAYYCAAAVREPMNDEEEKEWKSWE, via the coding sequence ATGAGGGAAGTGTACCGGATGCCGTACAGTCACGAAGAGATTTTCTCGGGTGAGGCTGGAGAGAAGATTCCGTATCACCGCATGTACGGCAAGCAGTACTGTGTGCCTGCACTGACGGTTTATACCACGGAAGAAGTGCAGGAGCTGCGTGCTGCGGCAGAAGCGGTGGATGCCATTTACAGTAAAGTGATGCGTTTTATCCAGCGATATATGCCCGATTCGTTTCTGATGCACCCACTGGGCATTCATCCGGGGCTGATTCCAGCAGCTCGTATGGAGGCTGTTACGGGCGGAATCACTCGTCAGGACTGGATTATTGGTGAAGCTGGTCTGAAATGTATAGAAAATAATACCGATACGCCTACAGGTATCCCTGAATCGGCTGCACTCGAGCGCATTCTGATCGGATGCACAGCTGATCCGATGTGGACTGCACCGTCTGCAGATATGGATGCACGGCTTCGGGAGTGTTTCCGATCCTGGCTGTCGTTTTACGCTGAGCAGGGGCTGGAAGGGCCGGTTACATTTACTTCCTATGGCGAACACGTCGAGGATCGAACCAACACTGCTTATCTGATGGAACGCTGCTGTGAAGCGGGATATGAGGTGCTGTATGCTCCGTTGGAAGAGCTTGAGATTGTGCCGGGAGAAGCGCTGTATCATCAGGGACGCGAGATCAGGCTGCTGTATCGGCTGTATCCGCTGGAATATCTGATTGGCGATCGGGACGAAACGACCGATGTAGATATTGGGGCTGCGTTGATTGAGCTGGTGCGGGAAGGTCGGCTTGGCCTGATGAATCCTGTACAGCATGTGCTGATGCAGAGCAAAGGTTTTATGGCAGCCATCTGGTCACTGTACGAGCGGAATGAGCAGACGCCGGAATACTGCGGATTTACACTTTTTGATGAAGCCGAGATGGATGTCATTTCCCGTTATCTGCTGCCAACCTACTTTACCGCGGAGCCGTTTGAGCAGAGCGATGTTCCTTACGCAGCCAAAAGCTACTGGGGGCGCGAGGGTCGTGGGACACTTTTGCTGGATGGAAACGAAATTGAAGAGACGGTGGGCGTGAACATGGAAACCAATAAAGATGCTGAAGAAGACGAAGAGACAGCCGCCTACTACGAAAATCAACCCAAGGTATACCAGCAGCTTGTGCCGATGGAACAGGCTGTAATTGAGACAGAGGATGGCGAGTACAGTGGTTATCTGCTGACAGGTGTATTTGTAATCGGTGGACGTTTTGCCGGAATGCTGCCCCGAGTTGGGGAGAAAGTAACCGGAGATATGGCGTATTACTGTGCTGCTGCAGTGCGTGAACCGATGAATGATGAGGAGGAAAAGGAATGGAAAAGCTGGGAGTAA
- a CDS encoding extracellular solute-binding protein, producing the protein MKKKTLAMLLSWTLILAVILTGCNNAGSGGGSDSGSNAGGGDSGTDGKVTLKFMHLWPAGSSAQQNKLVNDIIQQYQTDNPNVTIKQEVLENEQYKNKLKILSASNELPDVGVTWAAGFLEPYVKGSLFAPLDELLNGSLGEKFIAGTTEAYAVDGKTYALPIELNISPIYYNKAIFDKYNLQPPATYDEFLNVVKTLNDHGEVPIALGNKDRWTGSLWYMYLANRVGGDALEKAINGSGKFDDPALTQAAAEVQKLVDMNAFNKGFNGLSNDEGKSEFMNEKAAMYLMGTWELPNFTTNPDIPQEFKDKVGFFKFPTIDGGKGDINSWVGGPGVGLFAAQNSKVKDEAQKFIQYFVEKWGESSVTEAGVIPATKVDTAAVQLPQLYIDLLNELNQASSLTLFADVQMKPAAAQAHLDMIQALFGKAVTPEDFVKNHQAAIDKGN; encoded by the coding sequence ATGAAAAAAAAGACACTGGCTATGCTCCTGTCATGGACGCTGATTCTGGCTGTCATTCTCACGGGATGTAACAATGCAGGCTCCGGTGGGGGCAGTGACTCCGGTAGTAACGCGGGTGGTGGGGACAGCGGTACAGATGGTAAGGTTACCCTGAAATTCATGCATCTCTGGCCAGCCGGAAGTTCGGCCCAACAGAACAAACTGGTCAATGATATTATCCAGCAGTATCAGACGGATAACCCAAATGTGACGATCAAGCAGGAAGTGCTGGAAAATGAACAGTACAAGAACAAACTGAAAATTTTATCTGCTTCCAATGAACTTCCGGATGTCGGCGTAACGTGGGCTGCGGGCTTCCTGGAGCCTTATGTTAAGGGCAGCTTGTTCGCACCGCTTGATGAGCTGTTGAACGGCTCTTTGGGCGAGAAGTTCATTGCCGGTACGACGGAAGCTTATGCGGTAGACGGCAAGACATATGCGCTGCCAATCGAGCTGAACATTTCCCCCATTTATTACAACAAAGCGATTTTTGACAAATATAATTTGCAGCCGCCAGCCACTTATGATGAATTCCTGAATGTGGTGAAGACGCTGAATGATCATGGTGAAGTGCCGATTGCACTGGGCAACAAAGACCGATGGACCGGCTCCCTCTGGTATATGTACTTGGCGAACCGGGTAGGCGGGGATGCGCTGGAGAAAGCCATTAATGGTTCCGGTAAATTCGATGATCCAGCGCTGACGCAGGCTGCGGCGGAAGTACAGAAGCTGGTGGATATGAACGCATTCAACAAAGGATTTAACGGTTTGTCCAACGATGAGGGCAAATCCGAATTTATGAATGAGAAAGCTGCGATGTATCTGATGGGAACGTGGGAACTGCCAAATTTCACAACGAACCCGGATATTCCGCAGGAATTCAAAGATAAGGTTGGATTTTTCAAATTTCCGACGATTGACGGCGGCAAAGGTGATATTAACAGCTGGGTAGGCGGACCAGGTGTAGGTTTGTTCGCGGCCCAGAACTCGAAGGTGAAGGACGAAGCACAGAAATTCATTCAATACTTTGTGGAAAAATGGGGCGAAAGCTCTGTGACTGAAGCAGGTGTCATTCCAGCGACCAAAGTGGATACAGCTGCCGTGCAGCTGCCGCAGCTTTACATTGATCTGCTGAACGAGCTGAACCAGGCGAGCAGTCTGACTCTCTTTGCAGATGTGCAGATGAAACCGGCTGCTGCTCAGGCGCATCTTGATATGATTCAAGCGTTGTTTGGCAAAGCAGTCACACCGGAGGACTTTGTGAAGAACCATCAGGCTGCGATCGACAAAGGCAACTGA
- a CDS encoding DUF350 domain-containing protein, producing the protein MEKLGVNLVNVGLGIGILLVVLIVGYFVFSKLTRYNDSEEIAKGNEAAGMYMGSKLLGLCIIVGMVSFSTHAWLDMLLWSGIGIIILCLVYIIFDFLTPKIRVCDEIARGNMAVAQLLRSVIIGVSIVIGTFLM; encoded by the coding sequence ATGGAAAAGCTGGGAGTAAACCTCGTGAATGTGGGATTAGGGATCGGCATTCTGCTGGTGGTATTGATTGTTGGATATTTTGTGTTTAGTAAATTAACCCGTTATAACGACAGCGAGGAAATTGCAAAAGGCAATGAGGCGGCAGGCATGTATATGGGCAGCAAGCTGCTCGGGTTGTGTATTATTGTGGGAATGGTGTCTTTCTCGACGCATGCATGGCTGGATATGCTGCTGTGGTCAGGAATAGGTATCATCATTCTGTGTCTGGTCTATATTATATTTGATTTCCTGACGCCTAAAATCCGGGTATGTGATGAGATTGCGCGCGGTAATATGGCGGTAGCACAGCTGCTGCGCTCGGTGATCATCGGTGTGTCCATCGTCATCGGTACGTTTTTGATGTAA
- a CDS encoding nucleoside hydrolase, translating to MRRVIIDTDTAGDDTIAILTALHHFQVEGITITGGNVQFDQEVENALYTVQAAGHGGKVPVYKGCERPLMSYGQAQHRTVEDVHGDDGMGGAHFPKAEQRPESGHAVDFIIEKVHAHPGEIELLAIAPLTNIAMAIQKDPTIVPEIAHLYIMGGTNNALGNITPAAEYNFYVDPEAAKIVLHAGIPITMVGWEMCTQYSVMDDDDHAEIAALGTSGADFFTAINKVVMQFNKSVHKLNGTTHPDTLLMAAAADESLMTKSGHYYVDVEAAGELTRGYSVVDINGRLGKAPNVRVCEAIDRPKFKSMLLDVLSSIQ from the coding sequence ATGAGAAGAGTCATCATTGATACGGATACAGCAGGAGACGATACGATTGCGATCCTGACGGCACTGCATCATTTTCAGGTGGAGGGCATTACGATCACTGGAGGCAATGTGCAGTTCGACCAGGAGGTTGAAAATGCGCTGTACACGGTGCAGGCCGCCGGACACGGCGGTAAAGTTCCGGTATATAAAGGCTGCGAGCGCCCACTAATGTCCTATGGTCAGGCGCAGCACCGGACAGTAGAAGACGTACATGGGGATGACGGCATGGGAGGTGCACATTTTCCCAAGGCAGAGCAGCGTCCCGAAAGCGGGCATGCAGTTGATTTTATCATTGAGAAGGTGCATGCACATCCGGGTGAAATCGAACTGCTGGCTATCGCACCGCTAACGAATATTGCAATGGCGATTCAGAAGGACCCGACGATTGTTCCCGAGATTGCTCACCTGTACATTATGGGCGGAACGAATAATGCTCTGGGTAATATTACACCGGCGGCAGAGTATAATTTCTACGTGGACCCGGAAGCAGCCAAAATTGTCCTGCATGCAGGTATCCCGATTACGATGGTTGGCTGGGAGATGTGTACGCAATACTCGGTTATGGATGATGACGACCATGCCGAGATTGCAGCGCTGGGCACTTCGGGTGCAGATTTCTTCACGGCGATTAACAAGGTGGTCATGCAGTTCAACAAGTCGGTACATAAATTGAATGGAACAACGCATCCCGATACCTTGTTAATGGCTGCAGCGGCAGATGAGTCACTTATGACGAAGTCCGGTCATTATTATGTCGATGTGGAAGCGGCGGGCGAACTGACGCGCGGGTACAGCGTGGTGGATATTAACGGACGCTTGGGCAAAGCGCCAAATGTACGTGTATGTGAGGCGATTGACCGTCCGAAATTCAAATCCATGCTGCTGGATGTGCTGTCTTCGATTCAGTAA
- a CDS encoding permease prefix domain 1-containing protein, whose product METIMVYLENMFAGLPRTPEVERMKQELLSGMEDKYLELKQEGRSENEAVGIVISEFGSIEELMTELGIQPNEAQETLPILEEEEIHGYMAAKRSAGFWTGLGVWLCAFGVAFLIFMDTLFESSIQLGSNSPVETGAVIGLIGMFLLVAPAVGMFIYSGTKLGRFEHMENEFQLPRAFLMSLQQSKAGFALTYRVALITGVCLCVLSPVFIFAGNYMNDIYAAYGVSAFLITAGVGVFLFIYYGNIQGAYTKLLEDQHLDASKREEARAVRAIEAVVWPLAIAIFLFTGFVYQRWDINWAIFPIVGVLSGSFSHVYHIMKDRKSF is encoded by the coding sequence ATGGAGACAATTATGGTGTATCTGGAAAATATGTTTGCGGGTTTGCCGAGAACTCCTGAGGTAGAGCGTATGAAGCAGGAGCTTCTTTCGGGTATGGAGGATAAGTATCTGGAGTTAAAACAGGAAGGCAGATCGGAGAACGAGGCAGTTGGCATTGTCATCTCCGAGTTTGGCAGCATCGAGGAGTTGATGACGGAGCTTGGCATTCAGCCCAATGAAGCTCAGGAAACCCTCCCTATACTGGAGGAAGAAGAGATCCATGGTTATATGGCAGCCAAACGAAGTGCGGGATTCTGGACAGGGCTCGGAGTATGGTTGTGTGCATTTGGCGTGGCCTTCCTGATCTTTATGGATACGCTGTTTGAGAGCAGCATCCAGTTGGGAAGTAACAGCCCTGTGGAAACAGGGGCGGTAATCGGTCTGATTGGCATGTTTTTACTGGTCGCACCTGCTGTAGGTATGTTCATCTACAGCGGTACAAAGCTGGGACGGTTCGAGCATATGGAGAATGAGTTTCAGCTTCCTCGTGCGTTTCTGATGAGTCTGCAGCAGAGTAAGGCAGGCTTTGCGCTAACCTATCGTGTTGCTCTTATTACGGGGGTATGTCTGTGCGTTCTGTCTCCTGTGTTCATATTCGCTGGGAACTATATGAATGATATTTATGCGGCTTATGGTGTGTCGGCTTTTCTGATTACGGCAGGTGTTGGCGTGTTTCTCTTTATTTATTACGGTAATATTCAGGGAGCGTATACAAAACTGCTGGAGGATCAGCATCTGGATGCATCGAAGAGAGAGGAAGCAAGAGCGGTTCGTGCAATAGAAGCCGTGGTGTGGCCGCTGGCGATCGCAATCTTTCTCTTCACCGGTTTTGTGTATCAGCGCTGGGATATCAACTGGGCGATCTTCCCGATTGTGGGTGTCCTCTCCGGCAGCTTCAGCCATGTGTATCACATTATGAAAGATAGAAAATCTTTCTGA
- a CDS encoding response regulator, with the protein MIHEKTILIVDDEPRTREGIRKTLEAWSVGKNRIQTAASGVEAREWLASQTADLLITDVRMPEFSGLSLVEAIQHSPSKPAVLIMSGYADFNYAQQAIKLGVVDYLLKPIEKEQLLQTVQKALHIHEQQRRIQAMQDIVDPKLVDIQERRDPQDNSPIGEAMAYIQAHLGEPITMRELADSLHLNSSYFSVLFKEQVGLNFSEYLMRKRVQRAKELLVQTVLPISEIAERVGYQTDKYFIKVFKSLEGISPSKYRHTVNEKS; encoded by the coding sequence ATGATTCATGAAAAAACGATTCTGATTGTGGACGATGAGCCGCGCACAAGAGAAGGCATACGCAAAACACTTGAAGCATGGTCTGTCGGGAAGAACCGGATTCAGACGGCAGCGAGCGGTGTGGAGGCTAGGGAGTGGCTTGCCAGCCAGACAGCAGATCTGCTCATTACCGATGTACGCATGCCGGAGTTCTCCGGCTTATCTCTGGTGGAAGCCATTCAGCATTCTCCAAGCAAACCTGCGGTTCTCATTATGTCGGGGTACGCGGATTTCAACTATGCTCAGCAGGCAATTAAGCTGGGTGTGGTGGATTATTTGCTTAAGCCAATCGAGAAGGAGCAGCTGCTGCAAACGGTACAGAAGGCACTGCATATTCATGAGCAGCAGCGGCGTATTCAAGCGATGCAGGACATTGTTGATCCGAAGCTGGTTGATATTCAGGAGCGAAGAGATCCGCAGGATAACAGTCCGATTGGAGAAGCTATGGCTTATATCCAGGCACATCTGGGTGAACCGATAACGATGCGTGAGCTTGCCGATTCCCTGCACCTGAACTCCAGTTATTTCAGTGTGCTGTTCAAAGAACAGGTTGGACTGAATTTCAGTGAGTATCTTATGCGCAAACGGGTACAGCGGGCAAAGGAATTGCTGGTGCAGACCGTACTGCCGATTTCGGAGATTGCCGAGAGAGTCGGTTACCAGACGGACAAATATTTTATCAAAGTATTCAAAAGTTTGGAGGGCATCAGCCCGAGCAAATATCGTCACACGGTAAATGAAAAGAGCTAA
- a CDS encoding heme-degrading domain-containing protein gives MNSIDPEITARLELMQQEEQELVWDTFNSETALQLGLHLTQEADHRSQAVTIEITLRGHRLFLHSMEGTHPDNENWIRRKNNVVNYFGSSSWHTALRLRSENKTLEKDFDLSESDYVLAGGAFPLILKGEGQVGTITISGLPDEEDHDLVTSGIRSFLEH, from the coding sequence TTGAATTCTATCGATCCTGAAATTACAGCCAGATTAGAACTGATGCAGCAGGAAGAACAGGAACTGGTATGGGATACGTTTAATTCCGAAACAGCACTGCAGCTCGGCCTGCATCTGACTCAGGAAGCTGATCACCGCTCACAGGCAGTGACCATTGAGATTACGCTGAGGGGGCATCGTCTCTTTCTCCATTCGATGGAAGGCACACACCCTGATAACGAAAACTGGATTCGCCGTAAGAATAATGTCGTGAACTACTTCGGCTCCAGCTCCTGGCATACCGCTCTGCGGTTAAGAAGCGAGAACAAGACACTGGAGAAGGATTTTGATCTGTCTGAATCTGATTATGTACTCGCTGGCGGAGCATTTCCGTTGATTTTAAAAGGGGAAGGGCAGGTAGGCACTATCACGATATCCGGTCTGCCTGATGAGGAGGACCACGACCTCGTTACCTCAGGAATTCGTTCATTTCTAGAGCATTAA
- the lspA gene encoding signal peptidase II → MLFYFVALLVTLVDQGTKIAVRMYMEIGEVMRLGDSGMQLQHYENSGMAGSMFQGNARLFGVIAVLFIAGILYYRYKGEIRGFWMQAGAGFMVGGALGNAIDRFIYARVTDFLVFPSGRGILNIADVAINIGVIMIIIGMLIRAYQRYREKRLRNALPKS, encoded by the coding sequence ATGCTGTTTTATTTTGTCGCGCTGCTGGTCACGCTGGTAGATCAAGGAACTAAAATAGCGGTGCGGATGTATATGGAGATTGGCGAAGTCATGCGGCTGGGTGACTCGGGGATGCAGCTGCAGCATTATGAAAATAGCGGTATGGCGGGAAGTATGTTCCAAGGCAATGCGCGTCTGTTCGGAGTGATTGCGGTGCTCTTTATCGCAGGCATACTGTATTATCGATACAAAGGTGAGATACGTGGTTTCTGGATGCAGGCAGGAGCAGGGTTCATGGTGGGCGGGGCGCTTGGTAACGCAATTGACCGTTTTATCTATGCCCGGGTGACGGATTTCCTCGTGTTCCCCTCCGGACGCGGTATATTAAATATCGCCGATGTAGCAATCAATATCGGTGTGATCATGATCATCATCGGCATGCTGATTCGTGCATATCAGCGATATCGGGAGAAGCGTCTGCGTAATGCACTGCCTAAATCGTAG
- a CDS encoding sugar ABC transporter permease produces the protein MDKVMSNRLVAALYVLPALLLLLVLVYIPIVLTGYYGLMQWDGIGAMTFIGLDNYTRLIQDSTFWQSANHTFLLALFSALSLIGYLMIALVLSGKIKGANLFRKIYLIPMLLSSVAIAQLWLKIYHPSNGVLNSFLEAIGFSNPPAWLAEPSLVLYALFVPILWQYAGFYILIYYAALKNIPESLIEAARIDGANPWQIAFRIKLPLITEVIKVTVVLAVVGSLKYFDLIYVMTDGGPNGASEVMASYMYRQAFRSFDFGYGSAVGFFLLLICLVVTWLLRKATASKDTIQYS, from the coding sequence TTGGACAAAGTCATGTCGAACCGTCTGGTGGCCGCGCTGTATGTACTTCCTGCGCTGCTTCTGCTGCTGGTTCTGGTTTACATTCCGATCGTGCTCACCGGATATTATGGTTTGATGCAGTGGGATGGGATCGGGGCAATGACGTTTATTGGTTTGGATAACTACACCAGATTGATCCAGGACAGCACATTCTGGCAGAGTGCAAATCATACCTTTTTGCTGGCCTTATTCTCTGCGCTGAGCCTCATCGGTTATCTAATGATTGCCCTGGTGCTGTCGGGCAAGATCAAGGGCGCGAATCTGTTCCGCAAAATATATCTCATTCCAATGCTGCTTTCTTCCGTTGCCATCGCTCAGTTATGGCTAAAAATCTATCACCCCAGTAACGGAGTGCTGAACAGTTTTCTGGAGGCAATCGGATTTAGCAATCCGCCAGCTTGGCTGGCGGAGCCATCACTGGTGCTGTATGCACTGTTCGTGCCGATTCTGTGGCAGTATGCAGGTTTTTATATTTTGATCTATTATGCGGCACTCAAAAATATCCCGGAATCGCTCATTGAGGCTGCGCGGATTGACGGCGCGAACCCGTGGCAGATTGCTTTTCGTATCAAGCTGCCGCTCATTACAGAAGTCATCAAAGTCACTGTAGTGCTGGCCGTGGTCGGCTCGCTTAAATATTTTGATCTCATCTATGTGATGACGGATGGCGGCCCGAATGGTGCGAGTGAAGTGATGGCCTCCTACATGTATCGTCAGGCGTTCCGCAGTTTTGACTTTGGATACGGCAGTGCGGTAGGTTTCTTCCTGCTTCTGATCTGTCTGGTCGTGACTTGGCTGCTTCGCAAAGCAACGGCATCCAAAGATACAATTCAGTATTCCTGA